The Crassaminicella indica genomic interval TTTTTACATAAGCATAAAAATTGGCATAAACTTGTACCATATAGCTTGAGCTTAATTGTAGGAGGAGCTATTGGAAATTTAATTGATCGCGTAAGACTTGGATATGTAGTGGATTTTTTTGATTTTAGAATTTGGCCTGTATTTAATATTGCTGATATTAGTATTGTTGTAGGAGCTGTATTGCTTTCTTATTATTTAATTTTCTTAGATAAAGTTCATAATTAGAAAGGAAGAATTTTATTGGACATTCAGAAGTTTATTGTTGATGAAGTAGATGAAGATACTAGATTAGACTTGTATTTATCAAATCAATTAGTAGAATTATCAAGAAGTTATATACAAAAGTTGATAGAAAAGGGAAAAGTAAAAATTAATGGAAATGTTACTAAAATAAAAAAATATAAGGTAATGGAAAATGATCAGATAGAAATTGAAATACCAGCTCCAGAGGTATTAAAAATTGAACCAGAAAATATACCTATTGAAATTGTATATGAAGACGATGATTTACTTGTGGTGAATAAACCTCAAGGAATGGTGGTTCACCCTGCACCAGGAAATTATCATGGGACATTGGTGAATGCACTTATGTATCATTGCAAAAATCTATCTTCTATCAATGGTGTGATTAGACCAGGAATTGTTCATAGAATAGATAAAGATACTAGTGGTCTTTTAATGGTTGCTAAAAGTGATCAAGCTCATAAGGGGCTTGCTGAGCAGTTAAAAGAACATTCGATCAATAGAAGATATATAGCTTTAGTTCATGGGAATATTAAAGAAGAAAAGGGTACGATTTCTGCCCCTATTGGAAGACATCCTGTAGATAGATTAAAAATGGCGGTAGTAGATAGAAATGGTAAAGATGCAACTACTCATTTTACTGTATTAAAACGATTTAAAGAATATACACTTATTGAGGCAAGACTAGAAACGGGTAGAACCCATCAAATTAGAGTACATATGGCATATATTAATCATCCATTAGTAGGAGATCCAACCTATGGTCCTAAAAAACAAAAGTTTCGTTTAAATGGACAAATGCTGCATGCAAAAGTTATAGGCTTTGTACATCCTATTAAGGGTGAGTATATGGAATTTACATCTGATTTACCAGATTATTTTAAAAATTTGATAAAAATACTTGATGATAAAATATCATAAGTATCAATATAAATTTAGGGGAAGAGGTGGAAGGATGAAATTTAAAGCAAAGATTATGGATGAAAAAGCTATACAAAGGGCTACTACTAGAATTGCTCATGAAATTATTGAAAAGAATAAGGGGGTTGAGGATGTTGTTTTGGTTGGAATCAAAACAAGAGGAGTACCCTTTGCTAAAAGAATTGCTGAAAAAATAGAGGATATTGAAAAAGAAAAAGTAAATGTTGGTACTATAGATATTACTCTATATAGAGATGATTTAACTAAGGTAGATGAAAATCCGATATTAAATGATACAGAAATAAACTTTGATATTAATGAAAAAATTGTAGTCCTTGTGGATGATGTATTGTATACAGGGAGAACTGTAAGAGCTGCTTTAGATGGTATTATGGATATTGCTAGACCTAAAGCTATACAGCTGGCGGTTTTAATAGATAGAGGTCATAGAGAGCTTCCAATTCGAGCAGATTACGTAGGGAAGAATGTGCCTACTTCTAAGGCAGAAGTTATTCGTGTTCAATTTGAAGAAGTAGATCAGATCAATCAAGTTACAATTAGTAAATTTGATAAATAATAAATCCAAGTTTATGACTTGGATTTATTATTTTCTAGGATTTTTACAATATTTTCTCTAGGTGTAATATATATGGTTTTATAATTTTCATAGATAACCATTCCCGGCTTTGCACTTTTAGGTTTTTTTACGTTTTTTACTTGTGTATAATCTACAGGAACATTACTGGACATTTTTCCCTTACTATGAAATGCAGCAAGCTCAGCAGCTTCTAGTATGGTGGTTTCTGGAACTTCTTTATTATGACTAATTATAACCACATGTGAACCAGGAATATCTTTTGTATGAAACCATAAATCTTTCTTAGAAGCGATTTTTAAAGTTAACTGGTCATTTTGTTTATTATTTTTTCCTACAAGAATTTCAAAGCCATCTGATGAAATAAATGATAATGGTTTACTTGCAATATTTTTTTTAGTAGAAGCTAAGCTTTTCTTTTTCTTGATATAGCCTTCATCTATGAGTTCTAATCTGATTTCTTCAATCTCTGATAAGCTAGATGCATTTTCAATTGTATGCAGTAAATTTTCAAAATATTGTATTTCATCTTTTGTATCTTTTAATTGTTTTTGTATTTCTTTTTGAGCAGTTTTAGCTTTTGTATATTTTTTAAAGTATTTTTGAGCATTTTGAGCTGGTGATAAATTGGTGTTTAAAGGGATGGATATAGTACTTGCATCAGGATCATAATAGTTAATAACTTCTATTTGTGCATCTCCTTTTTTTACAAGATGTAAATTAGCTGTTAGTAGTTCCCCATAAATTTTATGTGTTTCTAAATTTGAAGCTGTGATGAATTCTTCTTGTAGTTTTTGACTTTTATTATACAACTTATGAATTGTATTTGTAACAAATTTTCTTAAATCACTAGATTTTTGCTTTAATCGATGGAACAAATCTCTTTTGATATAATACTCTTCAAGGACTGTACTAATAGAATCAAAATCAATATATTTATAGATTTTTTCATATATTTTCAAGTGA includes:
- the lspA gene encoding signal peptidase II — encoded protein: MNYLLVLLIVILDQASKVMVQSKFLVNESVPIIKNIFHLTYVQNVGAAFGILKNQKMFFILMTIFVIGGIVLFLHKHKNWHKLVPYSLSLIVGGAIGNLIDRVRLGYVVDFFDFRIWPVFNIADISIVVGAVLLSYYLIFLDKVHN
- a CDS encoding RluA family pseudouridine synthase; protein product: MDIQKFIVDEVDEDTRLDLYLSNQLVELSRSYIQKLIEKGKVKINGNVTKIKKYKVMENDQIEIEIPAPEVLKIEPENIPIEIVYEDDDLLVVNKPQGMVVHPAPGNYHGTLVNALMYHCKNLSSINGVIRPGIVHRIDKDTSGLLMVAKSDQAHKGLAEQLKEHSINRRYIALVHGNIKEEKGTISAPIGRHPVDRLKMAVVDRNGKDATTHFTVLKRFKEYTLIEARLETGRTHQIRVHMAYINHPLVGDPTYGPKKQKFRLNGQMLHAKVIGFVHPIKGEYMEFTSDLPDYFKNLIKILDDKIS
- the pyrR gene encoding bifunctional pyr operon transcriptional regulator/uracil phosphoribosyltransferase PyrR, producing the protein MKFKAKIMDEKAIQRATTRIAHEIIEKNKGVEDVVLVGIKTRGVPFAKRIAEKIEDIEKEKVNVGTIDITLYRDDLTKVDENPILNDTEINFDINEKIVVLVDDVLYTGRTVRAALDGIMDIARPKAIQLAVLIDRGHRELPIRADYVGKNVPTSKAEVIRVQFEEVDQINQVTISKFDK
- a CDS encoding Rqc2 family fibronectin-binding protein translates to MPFDGMVISAIVNELKNKIQKGKIEKIYQPEADEINIFIRAFKEKYKLLISASSKNPRIHLTKIDKINPQTPPMFCMLLRKHLQGGRILDIRQKEFERIIVIDIESYDELGFMSIKQLIIEIMGKHSNIILIDKSENKIIDSIKRISSDINRYREVLPNKAYIAPPSQGKVNPINIPFEAFTKALKRSSLGTPIYKAIYTSMQGISPTASREICFRANIHDDKAIADLSSDNYQALWNALNDFMLLSKDSFTPNIIVSKENEHVVDFYCNHLKIYEKIYKYIDFDSISTVLEEYYIKRDLFHRLKQKSSDLRKFVTNTIHKLYNKSQKLQEEFITASNLETHKIYGELLTANLHLVKKGDAQIEVINYYDPDASTISIPLNTNLSPAQNAQKYFKKYTKAKTAQKEIQKQLKDTKDEIQYFENLLHTIENASSLSEIEEIRLELIDEGYIKKKKSLASTKKNIASKPLSFISSDGFEILVGKNNKQNDQLTLKIASKKDLWFHTKDIPGSHVVIISHNKEVPETTILEAAELAAFHSKGKMSSNVPVDYTQVKNVKKPKSAKPGMVIYENYKTIYITPRENIVKILENNKSKS